A single genomic interval of Camelina sativa cultivar DH55 chromosome 11, Cs, whole genome shotgun sequence harbors:
- the LOC104721496 gene encoding F-box/LRR-repeat protein 15: MRIWCFSCFTDEEEDENSGRVKKQSSLATAMENNNNGDGDFGENERAPRVSSWRLCAEMLAREEECEAAELERLWTSEIRLHQLVQGESSNAAPVAAATAAVEDSTMEEADHDSHHKRAKVYSGLPECRSVSRVASDAGNSGSSVERTVSFGIASSSRSDTDMFCQNFILNYSRKDGRKDDGDDNGSSDAEDFEVHIDLTDDLLHMVFSFLNHVDLCRSAMVCRQWRVASAHEDFWKVLNFENIRISIEQFESMCGRYPNATEVNVYGAPAVNALAMKAATSLRYLEVLTIGKGHISENFFQALGECNMLRSVTVNEALLGNGAQEIHLVHDRLRKLKITKCRVMRLSIRCPQLRSLSLKRSNMSQAMLNCPLLQHLDIASCHKLLDAAIRSAATSCPQLESLDVSNCSCVSDETLREIAQACANLHILNASYCPNISLESVHLPLLTVLKLHSCEGITSASMTWIANSPALEVLELDNCNLLTSVSLHLSRLQSISLVHCRKFTDLNLHSTMLSSITVSNCPALRRITITSNSLQRLALQKQENLTTLVLQCHSLQEVDLSDCESLSNTVCEIFSDNGGCPMLKSLILDNCESLTAVRFCNSSLASLSLVGCRAVTSLELKCPRIEQICLDGCDHLETALFQPVALRSLNLGICPKLSVLNIEAPYMVSLELKGCGVLSDAIIICPLLTSLDASFCSQLRDDCLSATTASCPLIESLVLMSCPSIGPDGLSSLNGLPNLTVLDLSYTFLMNLEPVFKSCIQLKVLKLQACKYLTDSSLEPLYKEGALPALEELDLSYGTLCQTAIDDLLACCTHLTHLSLNGCVNMHDLDWGSTSVQLFDYLGVYSCSENAQEPAETSNRLLQNLNCVGCPNIRKVLIPPAACFYHLSTLNLSLSVNLKEVDLACSNLVLLNLSNCCSLEVLKLDCPRLASLFLQSCNMDEAGVEAAISGCSSLETLDLRFCPKISSVSMTKFRTVCPSLKRVFSSPNLLQD; this comes from the exons ATGAGGATTTGGTGTTTCTCTTGCTTCACcgacgaagaggaagacgaaAACAGCGGCAGAGTGAAGAAACAATCTTCTTTAGCAACGGCCATGGAGAACAACAATAACGGCGATGGCGATTTTGGTGAAAACGAGAGGGCACCAAGAGTCTCAAGTTGGAGGCTGTGTGCGGAGATGCTGGCGAGGGAGGAAGAATGTGAAGCCGCTGAATTGGAACGCTTATGGACCTCTGAGATTCGGCTGCATCAGTTAGTTCAGGGAGAGAGTAGCAATGCTGCGCCTGTTGCTGCTGCTACTGCTGCTGTTGAGGATAGTACGATGGAGGAAGCTGATCATGATTCGCATCACAAGCGTGCCAAAGTGTACTCTGGGCTTCc TGAGTGCAGGTCGGTTTCCAGGGTAGCTTCAGATGCTGGGAATTCTGGTTCGTCAGTGGAGAGAACTGTTAGTTTTGGCATTGCCTCTTCTTCCCGGTCGGATACTGATATGTTCTGCCAGAATTTCATCTTGAATTATAGTCGGAAAGATGGCAGAAAAGATGATGGAGATGATAACGGTTCTTCAGACGCTGAAGATTTTGAAGTTCATATTGATTTGACTGATGACCTCTTGCATATG GTGTTCTCGTTCTTGAATCATGTCGACCTTTGTCGCTCTGCTATGGTATGTCGGCAGTGGAGAGTAGCTAGTGCTCATGAGGATTTCTGGAAGGTCTTGAACTTTGAAAATATCAGGATTTCTATCGAACAAT TTGAAAGCATGTGTGGTCGCTATCCAAATGCTACCGAAGTGAATGTTTATGGTGCTCCTGCTGTTAACGCTCTGGCTATGAAAGCCGCTACCTCTTTGAG GTATCTTGAGGTCTTAACTATAGGAAAGGGTCATATCAGTGAAAACTTTTTCCAGGCATTGGGAGAGTGTAATATGTTGAGGAGTGTGACTGTAAATGAGGCTCTTCTGGGAAATGGTGCTCAGGAAATACACCTGGTTCATGATAGGCTACGCAAACTCAAAATTACGAAATGCCGCGTTATGCGCTTGTCTATCAG GTGTCCGCAGCTCAGGTCTTTATCATTAAAAAGAAGCAATATGTCACAGGCGATGCTTAACTGTCCACTCCTCCAACATCTTGATATAGCCTCATGCCATAAGCTCTTGGATGCTGCTATCCGTTCAGCGGCCACTTCGTGTCCTCAGTTAGAGTCACTAGACGTTTCAAACTGTTCTTGTGTCAGTGATGAAACTTTGCGTGAAATAGCGCAGGCTTGTGCTAATCTGCATATTCTTAATGCTTCATACTGCCCCAATATATCTCTTGAG tCAGTACATCTTCCATTGTTGACTGTTCTCAAGCTGCATAGCTGTGAGGGTATAACATCCGCGTCTATGACTTGGATTGCTAATAGTCCTGCACTAGAG GTTTTGGAGCTTGACAATTGCAATCTGTTGACATCTGTATCTTTGCATCTCTCACGTTTGCAGAGTATAAGCCTAGTCCATTGCCGCAA ATTTACAGATCTGAACTTGCACAGCACCATGCTTTCATCAATCACTGTTTCAAACTGTCCAGCGCTTCGCCGTATCACAATCACTTCCAACTCCCTTCAA CGATTAGCTCTTCAGAAACAGGAGAATTTGACAACATTGGTTCTGCAATGCCATTCCTTGCAAGAAGTGGATCTCTCTGATTGTGAATCATTGTCCAATACTGTTTGTGAAATATTTAGTGATAATGGTGGATGCCCAATGCTGAAATCATTAATTCTTGACAACTGTGAG AGCTTAACAGCAGTGCGGTTCTGCAATTCATCGTTAGCAAGTCTTTCCCTTGTTGGCTGTCGTGCTGTTACTTCTCTTGAGTTGAAGTGCCCTCGCATAGAGCAGATCTGTTTAGATGGATGTGATCATCTCGAAACTGCATTATTCCAGCCT GTCGCGCTCCGGTCTCTGAATTTAGGAATATGCCCAAAACTGAGTGTGCTCAATATTGAAGCACCTTATATGGTGTCTCTTGAACTGAAAGGTTGCGGTGTACTGTCTGACGCAATCATTATATGTCCTCTATTGACATCTTTAGATGCGTCTTTCTGCAg TCAACTGAGGGATGACTGTCTGTCTGCAACCACTGCTTCCTGCCCACTAATTGAGTCACTGGTGCTAATGTCTTGCCCTTCTATTGGCCCCGATGGCTTGTCTTCCTTGAACGGGCTCCCAAATTTGACTGTTCTTGATTTATCATACACTTTCTTGATGAATTTGGAGCCTGTCTTTAAGTCCTGCATTCAGCTGAAG GTGCTAAAATTACAAGCCTGCAAATATCTCACTGACTCATCACTGGAGCCACTATACAAAGAAGGTGCTTTACCGGCACTTGAAGAGCTGGACCTGTCTTATGGAACTCTTTGTCAGACTGCGATAGATGATCTACTTGCATGCTGCACACACTTGACTCATTTGAGCTTGAACGGCTGTGTAAATATGCATGACCTCGATTGGGGTTCAACCAGTGTACAGCTATTTGATTACTTGGGGGTCTATAGTTGTAGTGAGAATGCCCAGGAACCAGCTGAAACATCCAATCGGTTACTGCAAAACCTAAACTGTGTGGGTTGCCCCAATATCAGAAAAGTGTTAATACCACCTGCTGCTTGCTTTTACCATTTATCAACGCTGAACCTTTCGTTATCGGTCAATCTGAAGGAGGTTGATCTCGCCTGTTCCAACCTTGTTTTACTTAATCTAAG CAACTGTTGCTCTCTGGAAGTATTGAAGCTTGACTGTCCAAGATTGGCTAGTCTCTTTCTTCAG TCTTGTAACATGGACGAAGCAGGAGTTGAAGCGGCAATATCAGGATGCAGCTCACTCGAGACATTGGATCTCCGTTTCTGTCCAAAG ATATCCTCGGTGAGCATGACAAAGTTCCGAACAGTGTGCCCTAGTTTGAAACGCGTCTTCAGCAGTCCGAATCTTTTGCAAGATTAG